One segment of Sandaracinaceae bacterium DNA contains the following:
- a CDS encoding right-handed parallel beta-helix repeat-containing protein — protein MTRWLPGSLALLVLLAACDGEVVPAADADTSPLPDGAPAPGPDGAPAPMDAGTDGEVPPGAVGVTARLPDGRLGEPTTTFTLPAVDEGMGMYIPDLQDRFPEVDWETLDRLYIPAGHYPFIRLGNLPARDRDARPLVVTNLGGQVRVGGLGHHYLFVIEGGSGFVLSGRYDPVSGTGDAAFPGHRDNAYASSAGRYGFLIDDAHAESGRSGLGVGGGASDFELEFIEIRGVGFAGMLIKTDDDASATMRDVWIHDNYIHDTVSEGMYLGSTQSQPQHTLEGFDVSYNRVLRAGTESIQLGQLAGDNEVHHNVFGPSAIDWRDAFQRFQDGNLQVSIRSGVTRVHHNVFLGAAGSMVGLFGNDVPGDAHAAGDGVIVEDNYLGHFRNLAVYGIARDVEPLTFTIANNEIRGHHFDRDEVYTDATPPGHMIRQGNGATDFEVRGNRFDDGDRLCSPVPAECNGEATGFIGADNEMVSLPPIAFRDAGLPDDFDYLSLELWTDVASLGGDAPVTYPSGDVVMYEGAPYRCVADPCPAGAVPDVSPESWEPMEAFADDVRATGAHASLGLGDG, from the coding sequence ATGACACGTTGGCTTCCCGGCTCGCTCGCGCTCCTGGTCCTCCTCGCCGCCTGCGACGGCGAGGTCGTGCCCGCCGCGGACGCAGACACCAGCCCGCTCCCGGACGGCGCCCCCGCCCCTGGGCCCGACGGAGCGCCCGCCCCGATGGACGCGGGGACGGATGGCGAGGTGCCTCCCGGGGCGGTGGGCGTCACGGCGCGCCTCCCCGACGGGCGCCTGGGCGAGCCGACCACGACCTTCACCCTGCCCGCGGTGGACGAGGGCATGGGCATGTACATCCCGGACCTCCAGGACCGCTTCCCCGAGGTGGACTGGGAGACCCTGGACCGCCTCTACATCCCCGCCGGGCACTACCCCTTCATCCGCCTCGGCAACCTGCCCGCGCGCGATCGGGACGCGCGCCCGCTCGTGGTCACCAACCTCGGCGGCCAGGTCCGCGTGGGCGGGCTCGGCCATCACTACCTCTTCGTCATCGAGGGCGGGTCGGGGTTCGTGCTCTCCGGGCGCTACGACCCGGTCTCGGGGACCGGCGACGCCGCGTTCCCCGGCCACCGCGACAACGCCTACGCGAGCAGCGCGGGCCGCTACGGCTTCCTCATCGACGACGCCCACGCGGAGTCCGGCCGGAGCGGCCTGGGCGTGGGCGGCGGGGCGAGCGACTTCGAGCTCGAGTTCATCGAGATCCGCGGCGTGGGCTTCGCGGGGATGCTGATCAAGACCGACGACGACGCCTCGGCCACGATGCGCGACGTCTGGATCCACGACAACTACATTCACGACACCGTCAGCGAGGGCATGTACCTGGGGAGCACCCAGAGCCAGCCCCAGCACACGCTGGAGGGCTTCGACGTCAGCTACAACCGAGTGCTGCGCGCGGGCACGGAGTCGATCCAGCTCGGTCAGCTCGCGGGCGACAACGAGGTCCACCACAACGTCTTCGGCCCCTCGGCCATCGACTGGCGCGACGCGTTCCAGCGCTTCCAGGACGGCAACCTCCAGGTGTCGATCCGGTCGGGCGTCACGCGCGTGCACCACAACGTGTTCCTCGGCGCCGCGGGCTCGATGGTGGGGCTCTTCGGCAACGACGTCCCGGGCGACGCGCACGCGGCGGGGGACGGCGTGATCGTCGAGGACAACTACCTCGGTCACTTCCGGAACCTCGCCGTGTACGGCATCGCGCGGGACGTCGAGCCCCTGACCTTCACGATCGCGAACAACGAGATCCGCGGCCATCACTTCGATCGGGACGAGGTCTACACCGACGCCACGCCGCCCGGTCACATGATCCGTCAGGGCAACGGCGCGACCGACTTCGAGGTGCGCGGCAACCGGTTCGACGACGGCGACCGCCTCTGCAGCCCCGTGCCGGCCGAGTGCAACGGCGAGGCGACCGGCTTCATCGGGGCCGACAATGAGATGGTCTCGTTGCCCCCGATCGCCTTCAGAGACGCCGGCCTCCCCGACGACTTCGACTACCTCTCGCTCGAGCTCTGGACGGACGTCGCCTCGCTCGGCGGCGACGCGCCGGTCACTTACCCGTCAGGTGACGTCGTGATGTACGAGGGCGCGCCCTACCGCTGCGTGGCCGACCCGTGCCCCGCGGGCGCCGTGCCCGACGTGTCCCCCGAGAGCTGGGAGCCGATGGAGGCCTTCGCCGACGACGTCCGGGCGACGGGCGCGCACGCGTCGCTCGGGCTCGGCGACGGCTGA
- a CDS encoding alpha/beta hydrolase: protein MTEERFTALGNGLDFCWDERGEGPPIVLVMGIGAQMILWPDGFCDALAAQGHRVIRFDNRDVGRSSHLHHLGVPPMGETLLKGLIGRRVQAPYSLEDMADDVAHLLDALDLEDAHIVGASMGGMIAQTLAFTHPHRVRSLVSMMSTTGKPGLLSEPRALGALFQKAPRTKDESVERNVNLFRVIRSTGYDFDEAWVRDTAAASWDRGFNPRGFLRHLGAIGATGDRTARLRFVRAPTLVIHGTVDPLIRPWGGRATAEAIPDAELWMVEGMGHDFPPGLWPEVAERLSRHARAAEG from the coding sequence TTGACCGAGGAGCGATTCACGGCGCTCGGCAACGGGCTCGACTTCTGCTGGGACGAGCGCGGTGAGGGCCCGCCCATCGTGCTCGTGATGGGCATCGGCGCCCAGATGATCCTGTGGCCGGACGGCTTCTGTGACGCGCTCGCGGCGCAGGGTCACCGCGTCATCCGCTTCGACAACCGTGACGTCGGCCGCTCGAGCCACCTCCACCACCTCGGCGTCCCGCCGATGGGCGAGACGCTCCTGAAGGGCCTGATCGGCCGCCGGGTCCAGGCCCCCTACTCGCTCGAGGACATGGCCGACGACGTGGCCCACCTCCTCGACGCGCTCGACCTCGAGGACGCGCACATCGTCGGCGCCTCGATGGGCGGCATGATCGCGCAGACCCTCGCCTTCACGCATCCGCACCGGGTCCGCTCGCTCGTCTCGATGATGAGCACCACGGGCAAGCCCGGGCTCCTCAGCGAGCCGCGCGCGCTCGGCGCCCTGTTCCAGAAGGCGCCGCGCACCAAGGACGAGTCCGTCGAGCGGAACGTCAACCTCTTTCGCGTCATCCGGAGCACCGGGTACGACTTCGACGAGGCCTGGGTGCGCGACACGGCGGCGGCGAGCTGGGACCGCGGCTTCAACCCGCGCGGCTTCCTGCGGCACCTCGGCGCGATCGGCGCCACCGGCGATCGCACGGCCCGGCTCCGCTTCGTGCGGGCGCCCACGCTCGTGATCCACGGCACCGTCGACCCGCTGATCCGCCCGTGGGGCGGGCGCGCCACGGCGGAGGCCATCCCGGACGCCGAGCTGTGGATGGTCGAAGGCATGGGCCACGACTTCCCGCCCGGGCTCTGGCCCGAGGTGGCCGAGCGGCTCTCCCGCCACGCGCGCGCCGCCGAGGGCTGA